The following proteins come from a genomic window of Pseudomonas sp. WJP1:
- the tcyL gene encoding cystine ABC transporter permease — MEEAFQLALDSLPFLLKGAYYTVILSLGGMFFGLVMGFGLALMRLSRFKLVSWIARIYVSFFRGTPLLVQLFVIYYGLPQLGMELDPLPAALIGFSLNMAAYACEILRSAISSIERGQWEAAASIGMTRAQTLRRAILPQAMRTALPPLGNSFISLVKDTALAATIQVPELFRQAQLITARTFEVFTMYLAAALIYWVLATVLSHLQNQLEARVNRHDQES, encoded by the coding sequence ATGGAAGAAGCTTTTCAACTCGCACTGGACTCCCTGCCCTTTCTGCTCAAGGGGGCGTACTACACGGTCATCTTGAGCCTGGGCGGGATGTTCTTCGGCCTGGTGATGGGCTTCGGCCTGGCACTGATGCGCCTTTCACGCTTCAAGCTGGTGAGCTGGATCGCCCGCATCTACGTGTCGTTCTTTCGCGGCACGCCGTTGCTGGTGCAACTGTTCGTGATCTATTACGGCTTGCCGCAATTGGGCATGGAACTCGATCCACTGCCGGCGGCCCTGATCGGCTTCTCGCTGAACATGGCGGCCTATGCCTGCGAAATCCTGCGCTCCGCGATCAGCTCCATCGAACGCGGTCAGTGGGAAGCCGCTGCCAGTATCGGCATGACCCGTGCGCAAACCCTGCGCCGGGCCATCCTGCCGCAGGCGATGCGTACGGCATTGCCGCCACTGGGCAACAGCTTCATCTCGCTGGTCAAGGACACCGCGCTGGCCGCTACCATCCAGGTGCCGGAGCTGTTCCGCCAGGCGCAACTGATTACCGCCCGCACCTTCGAAGTGTTCACCATGTACCTTGCCGCCGCGCTGATCTACTGGGTCCTGGCCACGGTGCTGTCGCACCTGCAGAACCAGCTGGAAGCACGGGTGAACCGGCACGACCAGGAGTCCTGA